From the Bacteroidia bacterium genome, one window contains:
- a CDS encoding T9SS type A sorting domain-containing protein — protein MNKLILVLILWCIAGIVHAQRIEPSVIAVSGGHAQTPSVSISWTVGQTAVETRSTGSTALTEGFQQSFLTVIPMKDRGVPFSLQLYPNPARYSVLVSLDGVKEDMRLVLYNLLGEPVLRHEVRTGERMVRLQLTSLPAGLYLLAALSPTGGQTALYKIVKAE, from the coding sequence ATGAACAAACTCATTCTCGTGCTGATCTTGTGGTGCATCGCAGGGATCGTGCACGCTCAGCGTATTGAGCCATCCGTCATAGCCGTATCAGGAGGGCATGCGCAGACGCCGTCTGTGAGCATCTCCTGGACCGTCGGCCAGACTGCCGTGGAAACGCGGTCCACCGGCTCCACCGCGCTGACGGAGGGATTTCAACAGTCCTTCCTCACCGTTATCCCCATGAAAGACCGAGGCGTACCCTTCAGCTTGCAGCTGTACCCGAACCCGGCCCGCTATTCGGTGCTGGTGTCGCTGGACGGCGTCAAAGAGGATATGCGTCTCGTACTGTACAACCTGCTCGGTGAGCCGGTATTACGGCATGAGGTCAGAACCGGCGAACGTATGGTTCGCTTGCAGCTGACATCGCTTCCGGCGGGCCTCTATCTCCTCGCAGCGCTCTCTCCCACAGGTGGACAAACGGCGCTCTACAAAATCGTCAAGGCAGAGTAA
- a CDS encoding response regulator transcription factor produces the protein MIKPTIGHLRQDPRKGCVSSVLLALSSRLFTRGLRDALHATNDIHVVAEAHDITDALHAVDLYRPEVCILDVELSGGGAAVLLRRLHQQGLSTSIIYVLQGNGNEHLMRVRDTARLFVTSLDSEEEMITAVRSASGGKTYVSDKARSILASLPSVSEVNESKEFELTATELQILTHLGHGRTSKQIADLLFISYRTVQKHRANIARKLGLRGSNALLAYALKRNATD, from the coding sequence ATGATCAAACCGACAATCGGTCACTTACGACAGGATCCGAGAAAAGGCTGCGTCAGCAGCGTACTTCTCGCCTTGTCAAGCAGACTTTTCACACGCGGGTTGCGTGACGCCTTGCATGCAACGAACGATATTCATGTTGTCGCCGAAGCGCATGACATCACGGATGCACTTCACGCGGTTGATCTGTATCGACCGGAGGTATGCATTCTGGATGTGGAATTGTCGGGTGGAGGTGCTGCTGTACTGCTCCGACGTTTACATCAGCAGGGATTATCAACCTCCATCATATACGTACTTCAGGGGAATGGCAACGAGCATCTCATGCGGGTCAGAGACACTGCCCGACTTTTCGTGACATCGCTGGACAGCGAGGAAGAAATGATTACCGCTGTACGATCGGCCTCGGGGGGGAAAACCTATGTCAGCGACAAAGCACGATCCATTCTCGCTTCCCTTCCCTCGGTATCAGAGGTAAACGAGAGCAAAGAATTCGAGCTCACCGCCACCGAATTGCAGATTCTCACCCATCTCGGACACGGACGTACAAGCAAGCAAATCGCCGACCTTCTGTTTATCAGCTACCGGACTGTTCAAAAGCACCGGGCAAATATTGCGCGAAAACTCGGACTACGGGGGAGCAACGCCTTACTGGCGTATGCGTTGAAGCGCAACGCAACCGATTGA
- a CDS encoding HYR domain-containing protein, which yields MMSAVTTFFKRLPILGLLLAGMATLPQGRMIAQPVFSNVSHVVTTLVDELDASADSTVGAGTSLREAITYAGSGDMILFGPVVRGSIYLTLGTINVPEDLIITGPGAAALEINGNDLSSLFNLDSAALLITDLSFSSGRALNGAVFMSRNWLSVKSCDFRWSTAISNGGAIWHDGSTLLLSKCRFLNNDAFFNGGAVYAEAGTIGIDSCVFRDNGAGSSGGALNLGAVTATITNTSFEDNSAGANGGAISLAFGGTLSSLQSTASGNNAGNGGGVFNAGTLTVHSSTLSGNTADNNGGGLANAVGGSATVDFSTVAFNGADNGGGVWNAGTFSTKRSIFAENSAPVGPNVSGAASSTGTNLVQDDAGSSGWLGSDLTGTLSKPVNAGLDDLRLNAGVTKTHGLLACSRAVDAADSTGTFNMKDQRGSNRKVNGDNDGIAKPDIGAYEAQGILDTEAPTFTPFPGFTVYLDSATGTANISADTLILSAFDNCEVVSKSISKTSYSCSDIGTVSVTLTVRDRAHNVTTQNIDVFVVDRTPPAVTPPANISVNAAGNACNAAVNLGTPTTTDACGISSVSSSPAGPFPVGVTTVIWTVEDNNGNITLAKQTVTVIDNSAPVLTVPANVTVTAPGNACSISRGLVPLGTASATDNCSATISNNAPAFFQLGATTVTWSAVDPSGNLATGNQTVTVVDQTPPAISAPGDLNLIADPGVCYRDGANVNLGLPSAVDNCTGVTLSNNKPATFPIGVTLVTWIATDGNGNSASAIQKVTIFDGNIPTVVAPPDIVVDADPGLCYWTVDNNVLGTATGTDNCGVPNLVNNAGSTLSVGVHRIIWTATDAYGNRSTDVQLVTVVGDPPTIACPANIVVSTDPGMAGAVVNFTPPVANSTCADVEVIRTEGLGSGSFFPLGTTTVSYLAIDGSNQTATCSFTVTVEDNEAPQIWVKVAPRYLWPADNKLYDIKATVEVWDNVPGTTARLTSITCNQNANGDIVGETIGVFDDMFQLRAKRDNGPRTYTITYEAIDAANNTTFASATVTVPTQKPKDADIEEGELPIPTGVTLAQNYPNPFNPTTTISFGTPDTRHMELVIFDVMGRPIRTLFDVVLDAGSYSVTWDGRSDAGETVPSGMYIYQLRAGDVRLEQKMLLAR from the coding sequence ATGATGTCTGCAGTAACAACGTTTTTTAAGCGTTTACCGATATTGGGCTTGCTGCTGGCCGGAATGGCGACGCTGCCGCAGGGCAGGATGATCGCTCAACCGGTATTCAGTAACGTATCCCATGTCGTCACAACGCTTGTAGATGAACTCGATGCCTCGGCGGACTCCACCGTGGGCGCCGGTACGAGTCTTCGCGAAGCAATAACCTACGCGGGTTCCGGAGATATGATTCTTTTCGGCCCGGTCGTGCGAGGTTCGATTTACCTTACTCTTGGCACAATCAACGTGCCGGAAGATCTGATCATCACCGGACCCGGTGCGGCAGCTCTGGAGATCAACGGCAATGATTTGTCGAGTCTCTTCAATCTCGACAGCGCGGCATTGCTGATCACCGATCTCTCATTTTCCAGCGGCCGCGCATTGAATGGCGCGGTGTTCATGTCGCGCAACTGGCTGTCTGTCAAATCCTGCGATTTCCGCTGGAGCACCGCAATCAGCAATGGCGGCGCAATCTGGCACGACGGCAGCACGCTCCTGCTCTCCAAATGCCGTTTTTTGAATAACGATGCGTTTTTCAATGGCGGTGCTGTCTATGCGGAGGCTGGTACTATCGGAATCGACAGCTGTGTGTTCAGAGACAATGGTGCCGGCTCAAGCGGTGGTGCTCTCAATCTCGGTGCTGTCACTGCCACGATTACCAACACAAGTTTCGAGGATAATTCCGCGGGCGCCAATGGCGGGGCGATTTCATTGGCATTCGGCGGAACGCTTTCCTCGCTGCAATCTACTGCGAGCGGCAACAACGCGGGCAATGGCGGCGGCGTATTCAATGCCGGCACACTCACCGTGCATAGTTCCACGTTGAGCGGAAATACGGCCGACAACAATGGTGGCGGACTTGCGAACGCCGTTGGTGGTTCAGCAACAGTCGATTTTTCAACAGTCGCCTTCAACGGCGCCGATAACGGTGGCGGTGTGTGGAACGCCGGGACCTTCTCCACAAAGCGTAGCATTTTCGCGGAAAATAGCGCTCCCGTGGGGCCCAATGTGTCTGGTGCTGCTTCATCGACCGGGACGAATCTCGTGCAAGACGACGCGGGCAGCAGCGGGTGGCTCGGCAGCGACCTCACCGGAACTCTTTCGAAACCAGTGAATGCCGGCTTGGATGATCTGCGACTGAATGCGGGCGTCACCAAGACGCACGGACTCCTTGCTTGCTCACGTGCGGTTGATGCGGCGGACAGCACGGGTACCTTCAACATGAAGGATCAGCGCGGCAGCAATCGCAAGGTGAATGGTGATAATGACGGCATCGCAAAGCCGGACATCGGCGCTTACGAGGCGCAGGGCATACTCGATACCGAGGCGCCTACATTTACCCCGTTCCCTGGATTTACCGTCTATCTGGATTCCGCTACGGGCACAGCCAATATCTCGGCCGATACACTCATTCTCAGCGCTTTCGATAACTGCGAAGTGGTGAGTAAGAGCATCAGCAAAACCAGCTATTCCTGCAGTGACATCGGTACCGTATCGGTGACGCTCACTGTCCGGGATCGGGCTCACAATGTGACGACACAAAACATAGATGTGTTTGTTGTGGATCGGACGCCGCCTGCGGTCACTCCTCCCGCCAACATTTCGGTGAACGCGGCTGGGAATGCATGCAATGCGGCCGTGAATCTCGGAACGCCAACAACGACGGATGCGTGTGGAATCAGTTCCGTTTCCAGTAGCCCCGCCGGACCGTTCCCCGTTGGTGTTACCACGGTGATCTGGACGGTAGAGGATAACAACGGCAACATCACGCTCGCCAAACAGACGGTGACAGTTATTGACAATAGTGCGCCAGTATTGACTGTGCCCGCGAACGTCACCGTCACCGCTCCCGGAAATGCCTGTTCGATTTCGCGCGGCTTGGTGCCCCTGGGCACGGCCTCGGCGACGGACAACTGCTCCGCGACCATTTCCAACAACGCTCCGGCCTTTTTCCAACTCGGTGCTACAACGGTTACCTGGTCCGCGGTGGATCCCTCCGGAAATCTCGCAACCGGTAACCAGACGGTGACCGTTGTCGATCAGACACCGCCCGCGATCTCCGCTCCTGGTGATCTGAACTTGATCGCTGATCCCGGAGTGTGCTATCGCGATGGTGCGAACGTCAACCTCGGCCTTCCGAGTGCCGTCGATAACTGCACCGGGGTTACCCTGAGCAATAATAAGCCCGCAACTTTTCCGATTGGTGTCACTCTCGTGACCTGGATTGCTACGGATGGAAACGGCAACTCCGCCAGCGCCATTCAAAAGGTCACAATCTTCGATGGCAACATTCCGACTGTGGTCGCACCGCCCGACATCGTGGTGGATGCCGATCCGGGTCTGTGCTATTGGACCGTGGACAACAACGTCCTCGGCACGGCGACAGGTACGGATAATTGCGGCGTACCCAATCTCGTGAATAACGCCGGCAGTACGCTGTCCGTTGGCGTGCACCGTATTATCTGGACCGCGACAGACGCCTACGGCAATCGGTCGACAGACGTACAGCTGGTTACCGTCGTCGGTGATCCGCCCACGATTGCCTGCCCGGCCAACATTGTTGTGAGCACCGATCCTGGCATGGCCGGTGCTGTCGTCAACTTCACCCCCCCTGTCGCCAACAGTACATGCGCGGATGTTGAAGTGATCCGTACCGAAGGTCTCGGTAGCGGTTCCTTCTTCCCCCTCGGGACAACCACGGTTTCCTACCTCGCCATTGACGGAAGTAATCAAACCGCGACATGCAGTTTCACGGTCACAGTCGAGGATAATGAGGCGCCGCAGATTTGGGTGAAAGTCGCCCCGCGGTATCTCTGGCCGGCGGATAACAAACTGTACGATATCAAGGCCACCGTGGAAGTGTGGGACAACGTGCCGGGTACCACTGCGCGTCTGACGTCCATCACATGCAACCAGAATGCCAACGGCGATATCGTAGGTGAGACCATCGGTGTATTCGACGATATGTTCCAGCTTCGCGCGAAGCGCGATAATGGCCCCCGTACGTACACCATCACCTACGAAGCCATTGACGCCGCGAATAACACCACCTTCGCTTCAGCCACGGTAACCGTCCCGACGCAAAAGCCGAAGGATGCGGACATCGAGGAAGGCGAATTGCCCATTCCAACCGGTGTGACACTGGCACAAAACTACCCGAATCCCTTCAACCCGACCACGACGATCAGTTTCGGTACGCCGGATACCCGGCATATGGAATTGGTCATCTTCGACGTCATGGGTCGTCCCATCCGCACGCTGTTCGATGTCGTGCTGGATGCCGGATCCTATTCCGTCACCTGGGACGGCCGTTCGGATGCGGGCGAAACCGTACCCAGCGGCATGTACATATATCAGCTCCGAGCCGGCGATGTTCGTCTCGAGCAGAAAATGTTGCTTGCCCGCTAG
- the der gene encoding ribosome biogenesis GTPase Der, with amino-acid sequence MNKPVVAIVGRPNVGKSTLFNRIIGARTAIVMDEPGVTRDRHYAETDWSGRDFVLIDTGGYVPDSSDVFERAIREQVRLSIEEATVIVFMVDGKDGLLPMDAELANMLRRSKKKVILAVNKIDSTKAEPKRHEFHELGLGEPYSVSAISGRNTGDLLDLIIEGFPSAVEAEEPDHMQLAIIGRPNVGKSSITNAILGKERSIVTDIPGTTRDAIDSLIEHEGRKITLIDTAGLRRKSKVKDNVEFYSTLRTMKSIQRCDVAMILFDASEGLLHQDIDVLNEAARLNKGLVIAVNKWDLVEKDSKTADLIVKDIHAKIKMFDFVPVIFVSALTKQRVFKALDLCLRVYDERSKRIPTAELNDNILEILRATPPPATPTGRQVKVYYATQVREAPPVIVLFANEAKYIPESYRRFVERRVREIWGFEGVPLTVQFRSGK; translated from the coding sequence ATGAATAAACCTGTCGTCGCCATCGTCGGTCGCCCGAATGTCGGGAAATCCACCCTCTTCAATCGTATCATCGGCGCGAGGACTGCCATCGTCATGGATGAACCCGGCGTGACGAGAGACAGGCACTACGCCGAGACCGATTGGTCCGGGCGTGATTTCGTGCTCATCGACACCGGCGGCTATGTACCGGATTCCTCGGATGTGTTCGAACGCGCGATACGGGAACAAGTGCGACTGTCTATTGAGGAAGCAACCGTTATCGTCTTCATGGTGGACGGGAAGGACGGTCTCCTGCCCATGGACGCCGAGCTTGCGAACATGCTGCGCCGCTCAAAGAAAAAGGTCATCCTCGCGGTAAATAAAATCGACTCCACGAAAGCCGAACCGAAGCGTCACGAATTTCATGAGCTGGGTCTGGGAGAGCCCTACAGCGTGTCGGCGATTTCCGGTCGCAACACCGGCGACCTGCTCGATCTCATTATCGAGGGCTTCCCGTCGGCCGTAGAAGCCGAGGAACCCGACCACATGCAGCTCGCGATTATCGGGCGGCCCAACGTCGGCAAATCATCCATTACCAACGCAATACTGGGGAAAGAGCGCTCCATCGTTACCGATATCCCCGGTACGACTCGCGATGCGATCGACAGTCTGATCGAGCATGAAGGCCGGAAGATCACCCTCATCGACACGGCGGGATTGCGACGGAAGAGCAAGGTGAAGGACAATGTCGAGTTCTATTCGACTCTGCGGACAATGAAAAGCATACAGCGCTGCGATGTGGCGATGATCCTCTTCGATGCCTCCGAGGGACTGTTGCACCAGGACATCGATGTGCTGAATGAAGCCGCACGACTGAATAAAGGTCTCGTCATCGCGGTGAATAAATGGGATCTCGTGGAAAAAGACAGCAAGACCGCCGATCTTATCGTCAAGGATATTCACGCGAAAATCAAGATGTTCGACTTCGTTCCCGTGATTTTCGTCTCGGCGCTCACGAAGCAGCGTGTGTTCAAGGCGCTCGACCTCTGCCTGCGCGTGTACGACGAGCGAAGCAAGCGCATCCCGACAGCCGAGCTCAACGACAACATCCTCGAAATCCTCCGTGCCACACCGCCACCCGCCACCCCGACGGGGCGCCAGGTCAAGGTGTACTATGCAACGCAGGTGCGGGAAGCGCCGCCGGTGATTGTGCTCTTCGCCAATGAGGCAAAGTACATTCCCGAAAGCTACCGCCGTTTTGTCGAACGCCGCGTCCGGGAAATCTGGGGATTCGAAGGCGTTCCGCTAACCGTACAATTCAGGTCCGGAAAGTAA
- the rsmB gene encoding 16S rRNA (cytosine(967)-C(5))-methyltransferase RsmB produces MNNETQSLPPLYVGVRGIAVKILTRVERTDAYLDKLLDIELNDGDLNPPDKRLLSELVHGVLRNQSKLDWVLTGFYHGQYSKVAPNVRSALRVALYQILFLTRIPHHAAVNEAVEFVKKYRGQRLADTMNGLLRNIARNVDNIRYPLASVDEVQYLSVVHSHPAWMIKRWHARYGFEETESLCKANNMRPFLTMRPNPLKNDYQGFVNHLVEAGIDYRRCFYMREYLTVRNLPNIKQSALFTDGMFSIQDESAGLVGELLAPQPGETVIDLCSAPGGKAIHAGELMKNQGRIVAVDKYETRLNLVRQAAERTGITILETVEGDASTIALEAADKVLADVPCSGLGVLSKKPDIKWKREAEDIRKLIAIQRAILEHSASLVKPGGVLVYSTCTVEPEENHDIVFEFLSNHPEFTIDRADQYLPPRVVDEHGFLVTFPHRHRMDGAFGARLVKNTD; encoded by the coding sequence ATGAATAACGAAACACAATCACTGCCACCGTTGTACGTCGGTGTTCGCGGCATCGCCGTGAAAATTCTTACCAGGGTCGAGCGGACCGACGCGTACCTCGACAAACTCCTGGACATCGAGTTGAATGACGGCGATCTGAATCCCCCGGATAAACGTCTTCTCAGTGAGCTTGTGCATGGCGTACTCCGCAATCAGTCCAAGCTGGACTGGGTTCTCACCGGGTTTTATCACGGACAGTACTCCAAAGTCGCTCCCAATGTGCGCAGCGCCTTACGTGTGGCGCTCTATCAGATTCTGTTCCTCACACGTATCCCGCATCACGCAGCCGTGAACGAGGCGGTGGAATTCGTGAAGAAATACCGGGGCCAGCGCCTGGCGGATACGATGAACGGCCTTCTCCGAAACATTGCCAGGAATGTGGACAACATCCGCTATCCGCTCGCGTCTGTAGACGAGGTACAGTATCTCTCCGTCGTCCACTCGCATCCCGCCTGGATGATCAAGCGCTGGCACGCGCGCTACGGATTCGAGGAAACAGAATCGCTCTGCAAAGCGAACAATATGCGGCCTTTCCTGACAATGCGCCCCAACCCTCTGAAAAACGACTATCAGGGCTTTGTCAATCACCTCGTGGAAGCCGGCATCGATTACCGTCGCTGTTTCTATATGCGGGAGTATCTTACCGTCCGAAACCTGCCCAATATAAAACAAAGTGCGCTCTTCACAGACGGTATGTTTTCGATACAGGATGAAAGTGCCGGTCTTGTCGGCGAATTGCTCGCGCCGCAACCTGGTGAGACGGTCATCGATCTCTGCTCCGCTCCGGGAGGGAAAGCCATCCATGCCGGAGAACTGATGAAAAATCAGGGTCGAATCGTCGCCGTGGACAAGTATGAGACCAGATTGAATCTCGTACGGCAGGCAGCCGAACGCACCGGTATTACCATACTGGAGACCGTAGAGGGAGATGCTTCCACCATCGCGTTGGAAGCGGCCGACAAGGTGCTTGCGGATGTCCCCTGTTCCGGACTGGGCGTGTTGAGCAAGAAGCCGGATATTAAATGGAAGCGTGAAGCGGAGGATATTCGGAAACTGATCGCCATTCAGCGCGCAATCCTGGAACATTCCGCCTCGCTGGTAAAACCCGGCGGGGTACTGGTGTACAGCACCTGCACCGTTGAACCCGAGGAAAATCACGACATCGTGTTCGAATTTCTCTCCAACCATCCGGAATTTACCATCGACCGCGCCGATCAGTATTTGCCGCCGCGCGTCGTGGACGAGCACGGTTTTCTTGTCACGTTCCCCCATCGCCATCGCATGGATGGCGCCTTCGGTGCGCGCCTGGTAAAGAATACGGATTAA
- a CDS encoding putative sugar nucleotidyl transferase: MSICLFEDFSIASLLPLTHLQADFDLRSGIFTARQRVQNHFREEETCLLVRLGLVDVMRERSGLHVNEARDAWLYLNGRTILDQELALLLNKSRGSDALILNDHSVVAAVVETEEFRNVIESWLKTGMLRQELAAGLVPEPVARVSVIREYPARMYRFPWDLIHMNSALLREDATWMQPGIDVSAEVHPSVILVNPDEIRIGPGARIRAGSVLDASEGPVVIGPQAHIMPQSVLLGPLYIGNGTTIKVGAKLYEGTSIGPHCKIGGEVEGSIFHSFANKQHDGFVGHSYFASWTNLGADTNTSDLKNNYSDIRAVLEGREYQTGLRFLGTIMAEHSKCGINTMFNTGTVVGVGCNIFGGDFPPKAIPSFTWGGADGLVEHAFDRCASTAHIVMQRRSQVLTDAERRLLRDVYVLTAGQREHLFTH; this comes from the coding sequence ATGTCTATCTGTCTGTTCGAAGATTTTTCGATTGCATCATTGTTGCCGCTTACGCACCTGCAGGCCGATTTCGATCTGCGGTCCGGGATATTCACCGCGAGGCAGCGTGTGCAGAATCATTTTCGTGAGGAAGAGACATGCCTGCTGGTTCGTCTGGGCCTGGTCGATGTCATGCGTGAGCGTTCGGGGCTGCACGTCAATGAAGCGCGGGATGCCTGGTTGTATCTCAACGGGCGTACGATTCTTGATCAGGAGCTTGCCCTGCTTCTGAACAAATCCCGCGGAAGTGACGCTCTCATATTGAATGACCACTCCGTCGTAGCGGCGGTGGTCGAGACAGAGGAATTTCGCAACGTCATCGAATCCTGGTTGAAAACCGGTATGCTGCGTCAGGAGCTTGCCGCGGGACTGGTACCAGAACCTGTCGCGCGTGTATCGGTGATACGGGAGTATCCTGCACGGATGTACCGCTTTCCCTGGGATCTTATTCACATGAACAGCGCATTGCTGAGAGAGGATGCCACATGGATGCAGCCGGGGATCGATGTAAGCGCGGAAGTTCATCCCTCCGTCATTCTGGTCAATCCCGACGAGATTCGCATCGGCCCCGGAGCGCGGATCCGTGCGGGTTCCGTGCTGGACGCCAGCGAGGGACCGGTGGTTATCGGTCCGCAAGCGCATATTATGCCGCAAAGCGTGCTACTGGGTCCCCTGTATATTGGGAACGGCACGACAATCAAAGTTGGTGCGAAGCTGTACGAGGGCACGTCCATCGGCCCCCACTGCAAGATAGGCGGGGAAGTGGAAGGAAGCATCTTCCACTCTTTCGCGAACAAGCAGCACGATGGCTTCGTCGGACATTCGTATTTCGCGTCCTGGACCAACCTGGGAGCGGATACGAACACGAGCGATTTAAAGAATAATTATTCGGATATACGGGCCGTGCTTGAAGGCCGGGAATATCAGACGGGACTGCGCTTTCTCGGGACCATTATGGCCGAGCACAGCAAGTGCGGCATCAACACCATGTTCAATACCGGTACCGTTGTCGGCGTTGGCTGCAATATCTTCGGAGGAGATTTCCCTCCGAAAGCCATACCCAGTTTTACCTGGGGAGGTGCCGATGGCCTTGTCGAACACGCATTCGATCGCTGTGCTTCCACCGCACATATCGTCATGCAACGTCGGAGCCAGGTACTGACTGATGCGGAACGGCGACTGCTGCGGGACGTCTACGTCCTTACCGCAGGACAACGCGAACACCTTTTCACTCATTGA
- a CDS encoding T9SS type A sorting domain-containing protein, translated as MYSISPQWFIIAALVLLSGTEFTAIAGGGARNASQGGAVAFESPERTRMDNSRGFIDSIGLYGYEGGPLKALQFRVRNLNGRIRITGVELDPLLKNDPRWLCMTNIQRSTVLPDLSTNDTVSVVILGQDDAVLEPAALHGLIRFTYDAVDVSNPGPHETRLEIFDVVGSLVGGTDAGLAAGGMQTIVLRNTVEKADVNFDDEVNINDLLSIMHVILGKATFQGDALLRADIAPWPLGDESIDVKDLAMTQQVILDGQYPNGIQLSAPSENVRSAAKSTDVQAQAKITVYVTKRGVVVRMENTLNVKGIQLELSNIPSVPDTAKVNTIWGPGSKGYSNNVLRIIAADLSSGSVVSPGNRLVIEMLFDIANPLQVSFKKLIVAKEDNNPITDVEASIVYGSPNPVEEAIDLPRYELGQNYPNPFNPSTRIQFNLPSAGNVRLVVYNQAGDEVATLYSGWAEAGRHSVEWNALGSGGERLASGVYLYTLYTARTRFSRKMMYMQ; from the coding sequence ATGTACAGCATTTCACCACAATGGTTCATTATCGCGGCGCTTGTGCTGCTCTCCGGCACTGAATTTACGGCGATCGCAGGCGGCGGCGCACGCAACGCGTCGCAGGGAGGCGCCGTTGCGTTCGAGTCCCCGGAACGGACGCGTATGGACAACTCGCGCGGCTTTATCGACAGTATCGGACTGTACGGCTATGAGGGTGGTCCGCTCAAAGCGCTGCAATTTCGTGTGCGCAACCTGAACGGCAGGATACGCATCACCGGCGTGGAGCTCGATCCGTTGCTCAAAAACGACCCACGCTGGTTGTGTATGACGAATATTCAGCGAAGCACCGTGCTGCCTGATCTCTCCACCAACGACACTGTTTCGGTGGTGATACTCGGTCAGGATGATGCGGTGCTGGAACCGGCCGCTCTGCACGGCCTCATCCGATTCACGTACGACGCCGTCGACGTCAGCAATCCGGGTCCGCACGAAACCCGGCTGGAGATCTTCGATGTGGTCGGCTCGCTCGTCGGAGGGACGGACGCCGGGCTCGCGGCGGGTGGGATGCAAACAATCGTGCTTCGCAACACGGTGGAAAAGGCCGATGTGAATTTTGACGATGAAGTGAACATCAACGATCTCCTGAGCATTATGCATGTCATACTCGGCAAGGCAACGTTCCAGGGCGATGCGCTGCTGCGGGCCGACATTGCTCCATGGCCCTTGGGTGATGAATCGATAGACGTGAAGGATTTGGCAATGACACAACAGGTTATACTCGACGGACAGTATCCGAACGGCATACAACTTTCCGCGCCGTCAGAAAATGTGCGCAGCGCCGCGAAGTCGACGGATGTACAGGCGCAGGCGAAGATCACGGTGTATGTCACCAAGCGTGGGGTGGTTGTGCGCATGGAGAATACGCTCAACGTAAAAGGTATACAACTCGAACTGAGTAATATTCCCTCGGTACCGGATACCGCAAAAGTAAACACAATCTGGGGACCCGGATCAAAAGGTTATTCGAACAACGTGCTCCGCATCATTGCTGCGGATCTTTCGAGCGGCAGCGTGGTGTCGCCCGGCAACAGACTGGTAATCGAGATGTTGTTCGACATTGCCAATCCTCTGCAAGTGAGTTTCAAAAAGCTTATCGTGGCAAAAGAAGACAACAATCCCATTACCGACGTTGAAGCGTCCATCGTGTATGGATCACCCAACCCGGTGGAGGAGGCGATTGATCTGCCGAGATATGAACTCGGACAGAACTACCCGAATCCGTTCAATCCCTCTACTCGCATTCAATTCAACCTGCCCTCGGCTGGCAATGTGCGCCTCGTTGTGTACAATCAGGCGGGCGACGAGGTCGCCACACTGTATTCAGGCTGGGCCGAAGCCGGCCGGCATTCCGTTGAGTGGAATGCACTCGGTAGTGGCGGCGAGCGGCTGGCGTCCGGTGTGTATTTGTACACCTTGTACACCGCGCGGACCCGATTCTCGAGAAAAATGATGTACATGCAGTGA